A stretch of the Blastocatellia bacterium genome encodes the following:
- a CDS encoding DUF692 domain-containing protein, whose amino-acid sequence MSKNRWNLPDLGFGIGLRTVHYSHILDNNPAIDWFEIISENYMETKGKPMYILDKIAEKYPIVMHGVSMSIGSTDPLDIDYLKKLKQLAERVHAVWVSDHLCWTGVAGTNIHDLLPMVYNQESLKYTIDRVRKVSEVLERPLMLENPSAYIEFTNSDITEWDFLSTLAKEADCGVLLDVNNIYVSSFNHSFDPMEYVDAIPADRIVQYHLAGHTNKGTHIIDTHSDYVIDPVWKLYERSCQHTGGRATLMEWDDEIPEFEVVHNEVLKAKAYRHQPEMLTVGA is encoded by the coding sequence ATGTCAAAAAATCGCTGGAATTTACCTGATTTAGGATTTGGTATTGGGCTTCGTACTGTACATTATAGCCATATTTTAGACAACAACCCTGCTATAGATTGGTTTGAAATTATTTCAGAAAATTACATGGAAACTAAAGGTAAACCCATGTATATCTTGGATAAAATTGCTGAAAAATACCCAATAGTTATGCATGGTGTTTCAATGTCAATTGGTAGCACTGACCCTTTAGATATTGACTACTTAAAGAAATTAAAACAGCTTGCTGAGCGTGTTCACGCTGTTTGGGTTTCTGACCATTTATGTTGGACAGGTGTTGCAGGAACTAATATTCATGACTTGCTACCTATGGTTTACAACCAAGAATCCTTAAAATATACAATTGATAGAGTCCGCAAAGTTAGCGAAGTCCTAGAACGTCCTTTAATGCTAGAAAATCCTTCTGCTTACATTGAGTTTACTAACTCTGATATCACCGAATGGGACTTTCTTTCAACACTTGCTAAAGAAGCTGATTGTGGAGTGCTGCTAGATGTAAATAATATTTACGTTAGTTCCTTTAATCATAGCTTTGACCCAATGGAATATGTTGATGCAATTCCTGCTGATAGAATAGTGCAATATCATCTAGCAGGTCATACTAATAAAGGTACACATATTATTGATACACATAGCGATTATGTAATTGATCCTGTTTGGAAGCTTTATGAGAGATCTTGTCAACATACTGGCGGACGTGCAACTTTAATGGAATGGGATGATGAGATTCCAGAATTTGAAGTTGTTCATAATGAAGTATTAAAAGCAAAAGCATATCGCCATCAACCAGAAATGTTAACTGTAGGAGCTTAA
- a CDS encoding thioredoxin domain-containing protein, with amino-acid sequence MRQLILSLILVFSFLGVSCNPQNKTENKPTEHSEHKAGGIKWEKWSDEIFERAKKENKCVILDLEAVWCHWCHVMEEITYSEPEVIELISKGFIAVRVDQDSRPDLSNRYEDYGWPATIFFAPDGTEIAKRSGYIPPKPMAALLDAIIKDPTPGPSADPDKVLTASESPFLAPEVTKEAKEIFLTGYDKEQGGWGFSHKYMDWDSVEYCMTAASRQGDKEAEQMAKQTLQAQLQLMDPVWGGVYQYSAGGTWKEPHFEKIMSMQAENMRVYALAYTLWGNEEYLKTAKDIHRYLKDFLTSPEGAFYTSQDADLVKGKHSEDYFKLDDAARRSKGIPAVDKHIYARENGWVINALVTLYSASADDKYLQDAIKATQWVMANRNLPGGGFRHDEKDSAGPYLGDNIAMANAFLKLYMATSDRKWLERSEETTKFIVENFVSKDNSIPGFASSHIIPGGFQPKPQRDENILMVRFANLLHHYTGKEEHKKLAERGMQFLAIKDVATKRPPGGVLLASLEMSLDPAHVTIVGSKDDPNAQALYKAALNYPSSYKRVEWLDKKEGNLPNPDVEYPSLDKAAAFACANQRCSLPAFTPQEVRERVEKLNGAKKSS; translated from the coding sequence ATGCGGCAATTGATTTTATCTTTAATATTAGTTTTTTCTTTTTTAGGAGTTTCTTGTAATCCTCAAAATAAAACAGAAAACAAACCTACTGAACACTCAGAACATAAAGCAGGTGGTATTAAATGGGAAAAATGGAGTGATGAGATTTTTGAGCGTGCTAAAAAGGAAAATAAATGTGTAATCTTAGATTTAGAAGCGGTTTGGTGTCATTGGTGTCATGTGATGGAGGAAATTACTTATAGTGAGCCTGAAGTTATAGAGCTTATTTCTAAAGGCTTTATTGCTGTTCGTGTAGATCAAGATTCACGTCCAGACCTTTCAAACCGCTATGAAGATTATGGTTGGCCCGCAACAATCTTTTTTGCTCCAGATGGAACGGAAATAGCAAAACGTAGTGGCTATATTCCACCTAAACCAATGGCTGCATTATTAGACGCAATTATTAAAGATCCTACTCCAGGCCCATCGGCTGATCCTGACAAGGTTTTAACTGCTAGTGAATCACCTTTTCTTGCTCCAGAAGTAACAAAAGAAGCTAAGGAAATTTTCTTAACTGGTTATGATAAAGAGCAAGGTGGCTGGGGCTTTTCTCATAAATATATGGATTGGGACAGTGTGGAATATTGTATGACTGCGGCTAGTAGGCAGGGAGATAAGGAAGCTGAACAAATGGCTAAACAAACCCTACAAGCTCAACTCCAACTAATGGATCCTGTATGGGGGGGAGTTTATCAATATTCGGCTGGAGGAACTTGGAAAGAACCTCATTTTGAAAAAATTATGTCTATGCAGGCAGAAAATATGCGTGTTTATGCTCTAGCCTACACTCTATGGGGTAATGAAGAATACTTAAAAACTGCAAAAGATATACATCGTTATCTTAAAGATTTTCTTACCAGCCCTGAAGGTGCTTTTTACACTAGCCAAGATGCAGATTTAGTTAAAGGTAAACATAGCGAAGATTACTTTAAGCTAGACGATGCAGCACGTCGTAGCAAAGGCATTCCAGCCGTAGACAAACATATTTATGCAAGAGAAAATGGTTGGGTAATTAACGCACTAGTTACACTCTATAGTGCTAGTGCAGATGATAAATATTTGCAAGATGCTATAAAAGCTACTCAATGGGTTATGGCTAACCGTAATTTGCCAGGTGGCGGATTCAGACACGATGAAAAAGATTCGGCTGGCCCTTATTTAGGCGACAATATAGCAATGGCTAATGCTTTTCTAAAGCTTTATATGGCAACTAGTGACCGTAAATGGCTAGAACGTTCTGAAGAAACAACTAAATTTATTGTTGAAAATTTTGTTAGTAAAGATAACTCTATACCTGGGTTTGCTAGTTCTCATATTATTCCAGGTGGTTTTCAACCCAAACCACAACGAGATGAAAATATTTTAATGGTACGTTTTGCTAATTTGCTCCATCATTACACGGGGAAAGAAGAGCATAAAAAATTAGCTGAACGTGGAATGCAATTTCTTGCAATTAAAGATGTTGCAACCAAACGCCCGCCCGGTGGAGTCTTACTAGCTAGTTTAGAAATGTCGCTTGACCCAGCACATGTAACAATTGTTGGCTCAAAAGACGACCCAAATGCACAAGCTTTATACAAAGCTGCGCTAAATTATCCTTCAAGCTATAAACGTGTTGAATGGTTAGACAAAAAAGAAGGCAATCTACCTAATCCAGATGTAGAATATCCTAGTTTAGATAAAGCAGCAGCCTTTGCTTGTGCTAATCAGCGTTGCTCACTTCCAGCTTTTACACCTCAAGAGGTTCGTGAGCGTGTAGAGAAGCTAAATGGAGCTAAAAAAAGTAGCTAA
- the rsfS gene encoding ribosome silencing factor, translated as MKETLNSAISLSQAQFSDSRVSVAIQSAIDKKASNIVVLDLREIASFTDYFVICTARASRQVQAIADEVEEQLKKQNSRTSHIEGYQSAEWVLMDYGDFVVHIFAESAREFYNLERLWRDAERTEIQTE; from the coding sequence ATGAAAGAAACATTAAATTCAGCAATTAGCCTTTCACAAGCTCAATTTTCAGATAGCCGAGTATCAGTAGCTATTCAATCTGCTATTGATAAAAAAGCCTCTAATATTGTGGTTTTAGACTTAAGGGAAATAGCTTCTTTTACAGATTATTTTGTTATTTGTACTGCTCGTGCATCACGTCAAGTTCAAGCGATTGCTGATGAAGTGGAAGAACAGCTAAAAAAGCAAAATTCTCGTACATCACACATTGAGGGTTATCAGTCGGCTGAATGGGTGTTGATGGATTATGGAGACTTTGTTGTTCATATTTTTGCTGAATCAGCAAGAGAATTTTATAATTTAGAGCGTTTGTGGCGAGATGCAGAACGTACAGAAATACAAACAGAGTAG
- the rpmA gene encoding 50S ribosomal protein L27 yields the protein MAHKKGVGSSRNGRDSQAQRLGVKRFAGQLVSGGSILVRQRGTQYKPGKNVGIGKDDTLYSRIDGVVKFEDKGRLGKYISVYPVQTTATEAVA from the coding sequence ATGGCACACAAAAAGGGTGTAGGTAGTTCTCGAAATGGTCGTGACTCACAAGCCCAACGTCTTGGAGTCAAACGCTTTGCGGGTCAACTAGTTTCTGGCGGCTCAATACTTGTTCGTCAACGTGGCACACAATATAAACCAGGCAAAAATGTTGGTATTGGCAAAGATGATACCCTTTATTCCAGAATAGATGGCGTTGTTAAATTTGAAGACAAAGGCCGTCTAGGAAAATATATCAGTGTTTATCCTGTACAAACAACAGCAACAGAAGCCGTAGCTTAA
- a CDS encoding 23S rRNA (pseudouridine(1915)-N(3))-methyltransferase RlmH, producing the protein MKISLIWIDKTKDKYLLELINDYLHRLSRYVKYNILELSSVRGLTDRSSVLIAETKQILNALNKESYKIILDDKGQSFTSINFARFIEKHQTLSTKELAFIIGGHFGLSDEVKQKSDLIMSLSSLTFTHDMARLILVEQLYRAYTIINNHPYQK; encoded by the coding sequence ATGAAAATCTCATTAATATGGATTGACAAAACTAAAGATAAATATCTTTTAGAGCTTATTAATGATTATCTTCATAGACTATCTAGGTATGTTAAATACAACATTTTAGAACTCTCATCTGTACGCGGTTTAACTGATCGCAGTAGTGTGCTTATAGCGGAAACTAAACAAATACTCAATGCTCTTAACAAAGAAAGTTATAAAATTATTTTAGATGACAAAGGACAATCTTTTACATCTATAAACTTTGCCCGGTTTATAGAAAAGCATCAAACCTTGTCAACTAAAGAATTAGCATTTATTATAGGTGGACATTTTGGATTGTCAGATGAAGTTAAACAAAAAAGCGATTTAATAATGTCTTTATCCAGCTTAACTTTTACTCATGACATGGCTCGTTTAATACTAGTTGAGCAACTATATCGCGCTTATACAATTATAAATAATCATCCGTATCAAAAATAA
- a CDS encoding TraR/DksA family transcriptional regulator, with protein sequence MKYFEAKLRERRAALTGVVERTESYGREADTELTQDPADKASNAYTKELLFSQSTNDRFILKLIEEALERIEDEEFGDCVNCSKPIQPKRLEAVPWARHCITCQDLQERGLLEEDDE encoded by the coding sequence GTGAAATACTTTGAAGCCAAACTGCGTGAGCGTCGCGCTGCTTTAACAGGTGTTGTAGAAAGAACAGAAAGCTATGGGCGTGAGGCAGACACAGAATTAACCCAAGATCCAGCAGATAAAGCATCTAATGCTTATACTAAAGAATTACTCTTTAGTCAAAGTACTAATGATCGGTTTATACTTAAACTAATAGAAGAAGCATTAGAACGTATAGAAGATGAAGAATTTGGGGATTGTGTTAACTGTAGTAAGCCAATTCAACCCAAGCGTTTAGAAGCTGTACCCTGGGCGCGTCATTGTATTACTTGCCAAGACCTACAAGAGCGTGGCTTATTAGAAGAAGACGACGAGTAA
- the fusA gene encoding elongation factor G, translated as MKVYATQEIRNIGVVGHGQAGKTSLIAAMLFSSGAVNRLGRVADGTAPTDIDEVEIARKMSILTTPAYAEWKGNKINFLDTPGASAFIHEARGALRVCDTALFVIDAVSGIGVSTEKAWSYAEEFNLPKAIVINKMEYERADFKNTLASINEVFGRAAIAVHLPIGSEKSFRGVVDLVKMKAFTFETDGSGKMKEVDVPADLQDEASSAREALIEMIAEGNDALLEKFFELGTLPEEDILPGIRVAILERRLVPVFATSAINNMGSQSLMDAIINYLPSPADFVEVTGKSSNEADAEEVSRKIDSSEPYSAFVFRTVADQFGKITLCKIYSGVVKADATVYNLSKGVPERLGPIHVIQGNKMEKITEANAGDIIAVTKLKETATGDTFADKATPILYQPVRFPEPAINFAIVPKSRQDEDKLSTALSKMLEEDQALRYTRDIQTKQFLLSGSGQLHVEAAVEKLKRRYGVEVELHTPKVPYKETIKARVEVQGRHKKQSGGRGQFGDCKCIFEPQPRGAGFEFVDKIFGGSVPANFRPAIEKGIIEASESGTLAGYVVVDFKVELIDGSYHPVDSDELSFKIAGRKAFRNAMEKAKPILLEPVMNIEVVAPQEFSGDLMGDLNSRRGRIQGMDARGSQQVIKAQVPLSEMLNYQPTLNSITAARGSYSMEFSHYDEVPALIAQKSNC; from the coding sequence ATGAAGGTCTACGCAACACAGGAAATTCGTAATATCGGCGTTGTCGGTCATGGGCAAGCAGGAAAAACCTCATTGATTGCGGCAATGCTTTTTAGCTCTGGAGCAGTTAACCGTTTGGGGCGTGTTGCTGATGGTACGGCTCCAACAGATATTGATGAAGTAGAAATTGCTCGAAAAATGTCAATTTTAACCACTCCAGCTTATGCTGAGTGGAAAGGCAATAAAATAAACTTTTTAGATACTCCTGGAGCTAGTGCTTTTATTCATGAGGCACGTGGCGCGCTTCGTGTATGTGATACAGCACTTTTTGTTATTGATGCTGTTAGTGGTATTGGTGTAAGTACAGAAAAAGCTTGGTCTTATGCAGAAGAATTTAACCTACCTAAAGCTATTGTAATCAATAAGATGGAGTATGAACGCGCTGATTTTAAAAATACTTTAGCTTCAATAAATGAGGTTTTTGGACGTGCTGCTATAGCTGTACATTTACCTATAGGAAGTGAAAAATCTTTTCGTGGTGTAGTAGATTTAGTTAAGATGAAAGCCTTTACCTTTGAAACCGATGGTAGCGGTAAAATGAAGGAAGTAGATGTGCCAGCAGATTTGCAGGATGAAGCTAGTTCGGCAAGGGAAGCTTTAATTGAAATGATAGCTGAAGGTAATGACGCTTTATTAGAAAAGTTTTTTGAGCTAGGAACTTTGCCAGAAGAAGATATTTTACCTGGTATTAGAGTAGCTATTTTAGAAAGACGTTTAGTTCCTGTATTTGCAACTTCTGCTATTAACAATATGGGTAGCCAAAGCTTAATGGATGCTATTATTAATTATTTACCTTCTCCAGCAGATTTTGTTGAAGTTACAGGGAAATCTAGTAATGAAGCTGATGCAGAAGAAGTTAGCCGTAAAATTGATAGTTCTGAGCCTTACTCAGCTTTTGTTTTCCGTACTGTTGCAGATCAATTTGGCAAAATTACTTTGTGTAAAATCTACTCTGGAGTAGTTAAAGCCGATGCTACAGTCTATAACTTAAGCAAAGGTGTGCCAGAAAGACTTGGGCCAATCCACGTAATTCAAGGCAACAAAATGGAGAAAATCACAGAAGCAAATGCTGGAGACATTATTGCTGTTACTAAATTAAAAGAAACAGCAACAGGTGATACATTTGCTGATAAAGCTACCCCAATTCTTTATCAACCTGTACGTTTCCCAGAACCTGCTATAAACTTTGCTATTGTGCCTAAATCAAGACAAGATGAAGACAAACTTTCTACTGCACTAAGCAAAATGCTAGAAGAAGACCAAGCTCTTCGCTATACCCGAGATATTCAAACAAAACAATTTTTACTCTCTGGTTCAGGACAATTACACGTAGAAGCCGCAGTTGAAAAACTAAAACGTCGTTATGGTGTAGAAGTAGAATTACATACTCCAAAAGTACCTTACAAAGAAACCATTAAAGCCCGTGTTGAAGTACAAGGACGACATAAAAAACAATCTGGTGGACGTGGGCAATTTGGCGATTGTAAATGTATTTTTGAACCACAACCTCGTGGCGCAGGTTTTGAATTTGTAGACAAAATCTTTGGTGGCTCAGTCCCAGCTAATTTTCGCCCTGCAATTGAAAAAGGTATTATAGAAGCTTCAGAAAGTGGAACTTTAGCAGGTTATGTTGTAGTTGATTTTAAGGTAGAGTTAATTGATGGATCTTACCATCCAGTAGATTCTGACGAACTTTCATTTAAGATCGCAGGACGTAAAGCCTTCCGTAATGCTATGGAAAAAGCCAAACCTATTTTATTAGAACCAGTAATGAATATAGAAGTTGTTGCTCCACAAGAATTTTCTGGTGATTTAATGGGCGATCTTAATTCTAGACGCGGACGCATTCAAGGTATGGATGCTCGCGGCTCTCAACAAGTAATTAAAGCTCAAGTGCCTTTATCAGAAATGCTTAACTATCAGCCTACATTAAATTCTATTACGGCTGCCCGTGGTAGCTATTCAATGGAATTTTCTCACTATGACGAAGTGCCAGCACTAATTGCGCAAAAAAGTAATTGCTGA
- the obgE gene encoding GTPase ObgE, whose product MFIDRAKIWIKGGDGGNGCVAFRREKFVPYGGPSGGNGGHGGNVYLEATNQLNTLLHFRYNPEYRAPRGKHGQGSNCTGQDGEDITVKVPVGTLVADADTGETLADFVANGQRLLLAKGGRGGRGNASFATSINRAPRQHEKGKAGEILHLELELKLLADVGIIGFPNVGKSTLISRISAAKPKIADYPFTTLIPNLGVVDAGNYRSFVVADIPGLVAGAHEGAGLGLQFLRHIERTKLLLHLIDISNASGRDPLTDYQVITEELKNYRTNLIDKPVIIIANKLDALDDVSRLEKLEVFCQQNNLKFHKISAVAGTGTQELIHIITKELDHLAANEID is encoded by the coding sequence GTGTTTATTGATCGAGCTAAAATCTGGATTAAGGGCGGCGATGGTGGTAATGGTTGTGTAGCTTTTCGGCGAGAAAAGTTTGTTCCTTATGGCGGCCCATCTGGGGGCAATGGTGGTCATGGTGGAAACGTTTACTTAGAAGCTACTAACCAACTAAATACTTTGCTACATTTTCGCTATAATCCAGAGTATCGCGCTCCTCGTGGCAAACATGGTCAAGGCAGTAACTGTACTGGACAAGATGGCGAAGATATTACAGTTAAAGTCCCCGTAGGAACTCTAGTAGCAGATGCTGATACAGGAGAAACTTTAGCTGATTTTGTTGCAAACGGTCAGCGACTTTTACTTGCAAAAGGAGGTCGTGGAGGTCGTGGTAACGCTTCTTTTGCTACCTCAATTAATCGCGCTCCAAGACAACATGAAAAAGGAAAAGCAGGAGAAATCCTCCATCTTGAACTAGAACTTAAGTTGCTAGCTGATGTAGGGATTATAGGGTTTCCTAATGTAGGTAAATCAACTTTAATTTCTCGAATTTCTGCTGCTAAACCTAAGATTGCTGATTACCCTTTTACTACTTTAATCCCTAACTTAGGTGTTGTTGATGCGGGTAATTATAGGTCTTTTGTTGTTGCTGATATCCCTGGTTTAGTAGCTGGAGCGCACGAGGGTGCTGGTCTTGGTTTACAGTTTCTTAGACATATTGAAAGAACTAAGCTTCTTTTGCATCTTATTGATATTTCAAATGCTAGTGGACGTGACCCATTAACAGATTACCAAGTAATTACTGAAGAACTAAAAAATTACCGCACTAATTTAATAGACAAACCAGTAATTATTATAGCAAACAAACTAGATGCTTTAGATGATGTTAGTAGGTTAGAAAAACTAGAAGTTTTTTGTCAGCAAAATAACTTAAAGTTTCATAAAATTTCTGCTGTTGCAGGCACAGGCACACAAGAATTAATTCATATAATTACTAAAGAGCTAGATCACTTAGCCGCTAATGAAATTGATTAA
- the nadD gene encoding nicotinate (nicotinamide) nucleotide adenylyltransferase: protein MRVGVLGGTFDPIHYGHLKIADQVQKLFNCDQILLMPAYIPPHKIKNNISSAYHRYAMAVLATNELEKIAVCTLELESPTQPFTVQTIAQLKKQFTTKLDLFFIMGTDLFRELNSWWRYQELIESCNIVVVTRPGYLVDLSERSLALKKEIKDLSNIFEVNSLELNSSTIFFTNLVAENISSTTIRLLVSKGQSITDYVPKSVANYIVKYQLYQDLSGSA from the coding sequence ATGCGTGTAGGTGTTTTAGGAGGCACATTTGATCCAATTCATTATGGGCATCTAAAAATAGCTGACCAGGTGCAAAAACTCTTTAATTGTGACCAAATTTTGCTGATGCCTGCTTATATACCACCACATAAGATAAAAAATAACATCAGTTCTGCCTATCATCGTTATGCAATGGCAGTTCTAGCAACAAATGAATTAGAAAAAATAGCTGTTTGTACTTTGGAATTAGAGTCTCCTACACAACCCTTTACTGTACAAACAATTGCACAGCTAAAAAAGCAATTTACAACAAAACTAGATTTGTTTTTTATCATGGGAACAGATCTATTTAGAGAACTAAATAGTTGGTGGCGATATCAAGAACTAATAGAAAGTTGTAATATCGTTGTTGTAACTCGGCCAGGTTACTTAGTAGATCTTTCTGAACGAAGTTTAGCTTTAAAAAAAGAGATCAAAGATTTAAGTAATATCTTTGAAGTAAATAGCTTAGAACTAAATTCTTCAACTATTTTTTTTACAAATTTAGTAGCAGAAAATATTTCCTCTACTACTATTCGCCTTTTAGTATCTAAGGGGCAGTCAATTACTGATTATGTACCAAAATCAGTAGCAAATTATATTGTTAAATATCAGCTATATCAGGATTTATCAGGATCAGCATGA
- the rplU gene encoding 50S ribosomal protein L21, with product MAYAVILSGGKQFRVTTGEVVRIPTLDKEVGSAVELEALTISDGTTIQVGTPLLDQKIKATVVEHGRGKKVIVFKFKRRKQFKRKQGHRQNFTAVRIDQIA from the coding sequence GTGGCTTACGCAGTTATTCTTTCTGGTGGCAAGCAATTCCGTGTAACTACTGGTGAAGTCGTTCGTATACCTACTTTAGACAAAGAAGTTGGTAGCGCGGTTGAACTAGAAGCTTTAACAATTTCTGATGGAACAACTATCCAAGTTGGTACACCTTTATTAGATCAAAAAATTAAAGCTACTGTAGTTGAACATGGACGTGGAAAAAAAGTCATTGTTTTTAAGTTCAAGCGTCGTAAACAATTTAAGCGCAAACAAGGTCATCGTCAAAACTTTACTGCAGTGCGTATTGATCAAATCGCTTAA
- a CDS encoding ComF family protein, with amino-acid sequence MKVLKDALLTTLFPTACHVCGQLVESNDYGVACQQCWQAYQVLPTNNLCLKCGYPFEIPSQNFPIKDCLRCRNILFSLARACGAYEGAMSASILALKTRPYLCEKLVELIQNTVQKSDFLPINLVIPIPLHLNRLKERGFNQALLIAEYASKFITVDLDNESLARVKPTIKHRVGMNVVDREDSLKGAFQVTRPRLVKGQIVLLVDDVFTTGTTISVATKALLEAGAKEVKVFTLARVI; translated from the coding sequence ATGAAAGTATTAAAGGATGCACTACTAACTACACTATTCCCTACTGCTTGCCATGTTTGTGGTCAGTTAGTAGAATCAAATGATTATGGTGTAGCTTGTCAACAATGTTGGCAAGCTTATCAGGTCTTGCCAACAAATAATTTATGCCTTAAATGTGGTTATCCTTTTGAAATACCTTCCCAAAATTTTCCAATAAAAGACTGTTTACGTTGTCGAAATATTTTGTTTTCCTTGGCTCGCGCTTGTGGTGCATATGAAGGGGCAATGAGTGCAAGTATTTTAGCATTAAAAACTAGACCTTATCTTTGTGAAAAGTTAGTTGAGCTAATACAAAATACTGTACAAAAATCAGACTTTCTCCCTATAAACCTAGTTATTCCTATACCTTTACATCTAAATCGCTTAAAAGAACGTGGTTTTAATCAAGCTCTTTTAATTGCTGAATATGCTAGTAAGTTTATAACAGTAGATTTAGATAATGAATCTCTAGCTAGGGTTAAACCTACAATAAAACATCGTGTAGGTATGAACGTAGTAGATAGAGAAGATAGCTTAAAAGGTGCTTTTCAAGTAACAAGACCACGTTTAGTTAAAGGACAGATAGTTTTATTAGTTGATGATGTTTTTACTACAGGAACAACTATTTCTGTAGCAACAAAAGCTTTATTAGAAGCAGGTGCAAAAGAGGTTAAAGTATTTACTTTAGCTAGGGTGATCTAG